A window of Nicotiana tabacum cultivar K326 chromosome 24, ASM71507v2, whole genome shotgun sequence contains these coding sequences:
- the LOC142178363 gene encoding uncharacterized protein LOC142178363: MGLNMAINLNVHELLVMGDSDLLIRQAQGDWETRDIKLIPYRQCVKDLSKRFKSIEFRYIPRFHNELADALATLASMLPYPGNTHIDPLEIQIRDQHGYCNTIKAEPDGEPWYRDIKQFMKIREYSEHANRDQKRTVRRLSNGFFLSGEILYKRTPNLNLLRCVDAKEAEIIMNEVHSGVCGPHMNGYVLAKKILRAGYYWLTMERDCFRFVRKCHQCQIHTVIPAEIEIPSLQIIVEARIEDTEWVKSRLEQLNLIDEKRLTAVCFGFYAKYRLDVQEKTPALARESETFDLNTSRNQP; this comes from the exons atgggtcTGAACATGGCAATAAACCTAAATGTGCATGAATTGTTGgtgatgggagattcagatttgcttattcGGCAGGCTCAAGGTgattgggagactcgagacatcaagctcatTCCATATAGACAATGTGTGAAGGATCTTAGCAAAAGGTTCAAGTCCAtcgaattcaggtacattcccaggtttcacaatgaATTAGCTGATGCCTTGGCCACCCTGGCCTCAATGCTTCCATATCCGGGTAATACTCATATTGACCCATTAGAAATTCAAATTCGGGATCaacatggttattgcaatacaATTAAAGctgaaccagatggtgaaccatggtatcgtGATATTAAACagtttatgaaaataagagaatatTCGGAACATGCTaatagggatcaaaagagaactgtTAGGCGACTCTCtaatggtttctttttgagtggggaaatcctatacaaaagaactccgaatttgaatttgttgagatgtgtGGATGCCAAAGAAGCTGAAATAATTATGAATGAGGTGCATTCGGGAGTttgtggcccgcacatgaatggatatgttctagcaaagaaaatccttcgggcaggatattattggcttactatggaacgagattgctttcgttttgttcgcaagtgccaCCAGTGTCAGATTCACA cGGTCATACCTGCTGAAATTGAGATTCCCTCTCTccaaatcattgttgaagcaaGGATTGAGGACACTGAATGGGTGAAGtcccgattggaacagttgaatttgattgatgaaaagcgtttGACGGCAGTTTGTTTTG GTTTTTATGCAAAGTACAGATTGGATGTGCAAGAAAAGACTCCAGCTCTCGCCAGAGAAAGTGAAACGTTTGATCTCAATACCAGCCGCAACCAGCCTTGA